One part of the Mytilus trossulus isolate FHL-02 chromosome 11, PNRI_Mtr1.1.1.hap1, whole genome shotgun sequence genome encodes these proteins:
- the LOC134690746 gene encoding protein smoothened-like, with protein MFSKMVLREAALLLLLIVHISSSQTCFENTTCQSLNTTTTCLGVTLTFTHTSLEFATDSTTLSSVNEKLKLWEGLKYVPECWSLVQPFLCSVYLPKCDRGQVELPSKELCKKIKSPCKIVEIYHGAWPDFLDCDESHFKAGCLSQAYDSLDFNTEGSCISPLVRTEDPESWYDYAEGCGVQCQNPLYTDSEHNQVHALIAVFGSICLVCTLFTVLTFLIDWKNSKKYPALILFFINICFFLSSIGWMAQFSGGARTDIVCKSDGTIREGGPLTGETASCTFVFILVYYFFMAGAVWFVMLAYAWHLTFEALGTPRDDLSNKTSYFHLASWSIPLVLTIVSLAVSEIDGDSVSGICMIGYQNKGYRAGFLLVPIILVLISGMIFLVKAFKTLWALKVDTPDFISDKAKAKIKETIYRLAIFTALACVFVVITFSVHLYTFTNETEWEKHFKDYIFCQANLTVTTSVYNTSNRVCSLGDRPSVAAVNFHILAFFGAGILMSSWSWTKASLLSWERFVRKIFNRPSSKPVKLKKHKMIARAFERRKDINNGRLSISFGSTHDDPLGMKFDLNSVSSHEMSSTFANAMPKLVRRRGGMFAPTAGTNRRYSDSDVGSIASKMASRRQSLDSQLSEAQGQFQYSDDEDADQEYVDLPNMIGGGGGGTGVSDGRGKRRRKRKKKRKSHKNRVLPVLNPVTREMAAAAYGGRRRGKRRSSKSSLGSRASAQGVDINLERNSIEAMSIASYSHQESCDNATMPLPPKSLTTNFAIFTASAYAGELKTKINDDSDNNSVRHNGSMRNNSSSRRTRNNSGSVQAGGRKRVHSNSMNSRQGSAGMNSRQGSANMNSRQGSAGMNSRQGSASSMQRRNPAIDMRSINSRHASASSFSQRAVSLEMNRNQRQGSASSSRHMNNTFEMNDSRTNRKANSASSRSSRGTRQSSATSNRSILSANRQLPGETTVVQIDEDYISQGSLD; from the exons ATGTTTTCCAAAATGGTGTTAAGAGAGGCAGCATTATTATTACTATTGATAGTACATATTTCATCCAGTCAGACTTGTTTCGAAAATACAACTTGCCAGTCGCTGAATACTACAACCACATGTCTTGGTGTTACCTTGACCTTCACTCATACATCACTGGAATTCGCTACAGATTCTACAACATTAAGTTCCGTAAATGAGAAGTTAAAACTCTGGGAGGGTTTAAAGTATGTTCCTGAGTGCTGGTCTTTGGTGCAAccttttctttgttcagtgtaCTTGCCTAAATGTGACAGGGGGCAGGTGGAGTTGCCTAGTAAAGAATTATGTAAGAAGATAAAATCACCGTGTAAAATTGTTGAGATTTACCATGGAGCCTGGCCTGATTTCTTAGACTGTGATGAAAGCCATTTTAAAGCAGGCTGTCTG TCACAAGCATATGATTCATTAGATTTCAACACAGAAGGATCCTGTATATCTCCTTTGGTTAGAACTGAGGATCCTGAGAGCTGGTATGACTATGCTGAGGGATGTGGTGTACAGTGTCAGAATCCTCTATACACAGACTCCGAACACAACCAAGTCCATGCTCTCATTGCTGTGTTTGGTTCAATATGTTTAGTCTGTACACTCTTTACTGTG TtgacttttttaattgattggAAAAATTCTAAGAAGTATCCAGCTCTGATCCTATTCTTCATCAACATATGTTTCTTCCTGTCCAGTATTGGTTGGATGGCCCAGTTCTCTGGTGGGGCTAGAACTGATATCGTCTGTAAGAGTGATGGCACCATTCGTGAAGGTGGACCACT GACAGGAGAAACAGCATCctgtacatttgttttcataCTAGTCTACTATTTCTTCATGGCTGGTGCTGTTTGGTTTGTCATGTTGGCCTACGCCTGGCATCTGACCTTCGAAGCTCTTGGTACTCCACGTGATGATCTCTCCAATAAAACGTCCTACTTCCATCTTGCCAGCTGGAGCATACCACTAGTCTTAACTATTGTTAGTTTAGCTGTCTCTGAG ATTGATGGTGATTCTGTCAGTGGTATATGTATGATTGGTTATCAAAATAAAGGATACAGAGCTGGGTTCCTGTTAGTTCCTATTATACTGGTTCTCATATCAGGCATGATATTTCTTGTGAAAG cATTTAAGACCTTATGGGCACTGAAGGTAGATACACCAGATTTTATCAGTGACAAAGCCAAGGCCAAAATTAAGGAGACTATATATAGATTAG cCATCTTTACAGCCTTAGCCTGTGTGTTTGTGGTTATAACATTTAGTGTACATCTCTATACCTTTACAAATGAGACTGAATgggaaaaacattttaaagattaCATATT ttGCCAAGCAAATCTTACCGTGACCACCAGTGTATACAATACATCCAATAGAGTATGTTCCCTGGGAGACAGACCCAGTGTGGCTGCTGTAAATTTCCACATCCTGGCATTTTTTGGTGCTGGTATATTGATGAGCAGTTGGTCATGGACCAAAGCTTCTCTGTTGTCATGGGAACGGTTTGTCAGGAA aattttcaaCAGACCTTCCAGCAAgccagtaaaattaaagaaacacaAGATGATAGCGAGAGCTTTTGAAAGGAGGAAGGACATCAACAATGGCCGACTGTCTATAAGTTTTGGGAGTACACATGATGATCCATTGG gTATGAAGTTTGACTTGAATAGTGTAAGTTCACATGAGATGTCCTCCACATTTGCTAACGCCATGCCTAAGTTGGTCAGAAGAAGAGGAGGCATGTTTGCCCCAACAGCAGGAACAAACCGTAGATACTCAGACTCAG ATGTAGGGtctattgcctctaaaatggcttCTAGACGTCAGTCATTAGATTCCCAACTGAGTGAAGCACAAGGCCAGTTCCAATACAGTGATGATGAGGATGCTGATCAGGAGTATGTAGATCTACCAAACATGATAGGGGGTGGTGGTGGTGGGACTGGAGTCAGTGATGGCAGGGGTAAACGGAGAAGAAAGAGGAAGAAGAAACGTAAAAGTCACAAAAATAGGGTTCTACCTGTTTTAAATCCTGTTACTAGGGAAATGGCTGCAGCAGCTTACGGAGGGAGGAGACGTGGAAAGAGGCGGAGTAGTAAAAGTTCCCTTGGGAGTCGTGCCTCTGCTCAAGGAGTTGATATAAACCTTGAGAGAAACAGCATTGAGGCTATGTCCATAGCGTCTTATTCTCACCAAGAGAGCTGTGACAACGCAACCATGCCGTTACCACCAAAAAGTCTCACCACAAACTTTGCTATATTTACTGCTAGTGCTTACGCTGgagaattaaaaacaaagataaatgaTGATAGTGATAATAATTCAGTCCGTCATAACGGCAGCATGAGAAACAATAGCAGTAGCAGACGAACTAGAAATAATAGTGGATCTGTGCAAGCTGGCGGGAGAAAGAGAGTCCACAGTAATAGCATGAACTCTAGACAGGGCAGTGCTGGCATGAACTCTAGGCAAGGTAGTGCTAACATGAACTCTAGACAGGGTAGTGCTGGCATGAATTCTCGGCAGGGCAGTGCTTCTAGCATGCAGCGAAGAAACCCTGCCATCGATATGCGTTCTATAAATTCAAGACATGCTAGTGCTTCTAGTTTCAGCCAAAGAGCTGTATCATTAGAAATGAACAGGAATCAACGTCAAGGCAGCGCATCAAGTTCTCGTCATATGAACAACACATTTGAAATGAATGATTCAAGGACAAATAGAAAAGCAAATTCTGCAAGTAGTCGTTCAAGCAGAGGGACCCGCCAGTCATCTGCAACATCAAATAGATCCATTTTGTCAGCGAACAGACAACTGCCAGGGGAAACAACTGTGGTTCAAATAGATGAAGATTACATTTCTCAAGGGTCATTAGATTAA